The following proteins are encoded in a genomic region of Cryptomeria japonica chromosome 11, Sugi_1.0, whole genome shotgun sequence:
- the LOC131037758 gene encoding UPF0481 protein At3g47200-like: MVTAEINASKPQSCSDNSCVIQVGYDLTMNETDIPDLSSGRIFRVPRLPPYSKDGLYSPHLVSIGPFHYGKEELQGMEKSKSEAVRRMLKRIQKSSPHVSMKSIVEQHILVQEKKIRKFYGEYIPLTSIELAWMVTRDACFVYEFIVNYIKVNRNAQHSYETEGCQFEYVQCFYEEEVGAFKWKYDAVFDADVQNPMRERLMTDILQFENQIPLWILKDLLKFQMGSAEAAKQKVENLMNMLLWRAGRHEFFMWKPKISYDMYCKSHVLEVVYRSMVGSDFSSFADAELLDLPPSSQNHRRICYGKSISGRLCNPSLFFSSSNKIPCNAADMVYLKLPTASELVRGGVKIKAVLFKDIKSAVGQDRTRSLEYCSAIRWIRFDEKTSTLYLPQFKVTLELYSVVGSIIAMEVGVRGYGTKPMTQFALLMDELIDNEEDVAVLRNAEVINNFVGGNQQLAALFNLGKGVAHVRGCKAIDEVRIGLHKYTRRKYKKLWSEFVNAYFSKPWLVAGSMAAVLLIVMTVAQDLCLFVSCNPYSH, translated from the coding sequence ATGGTAACAGCTGAGATCAATGCGAGCAAGCCTCAGAGCTGCAGTGATAACAGCTGTGTAAttcaagtgggttatgatcttacCATGAATGAAACGGATATACCCGATCTAAGCTCTGGTCGGATCTTCCGAGTGCCAAGGCTACCGCCATACTCCAAAGATGGTTTGTACAGTCCACATCTTGTTTCCATTGGCCCTTTTCATTATGGAAAGGAGGAGCTGCAAGGTATGGAGAAGTCCAAATCTGAGGCAGTTAGAAGGATGTTAAAGAGGATCCAGAAGAGTTCTCCACACGTTTCTATGAAATCAATTGTTGAACAGCACATACTGGTTCaggagaagaagataaggaagttcTACGGTGAATATATTCCCCTTACTTCTATAGAACTAGCATGGATGGTCACCAGGGATGCATGTTTTGTTTATGAATTTATTGTTAATTATATAAAAGTTAACAGGAATGCACAGCATTCATATGAAACCGAAGGATGTCAATTTGAGTATGTTCAATGTTTTTATGAAGAGGAAGTGGGTGCATTCAAGTGGAAGTATGATGCTGTGTTTGATGCCGATGTTCAAAATCCCATGAGAGAAAGACTAATGACTGATATACTTCAATTTGAAAACCAGATACCTCTCTGGATTTTGAAAGATCTCCTTAAATTCCAGATGGGTTCTGCTGAAGCTGCAAAACAAAAGGTAGAAAACTTAATGAATATGCTGCTTTGGAGAGCGGGTAGACatgaatttttcatgtggaaacctaaaaTTTCTTACGACATGTATTGTAAGAGTCATGTTCTCGAAGTAGTCTACCGCTCAATGGTGGGCAGCGATTTTAGCTCTTTCGCCGATGCTGAGCTGCTAGACTTGCCGCCTTCGTCTCAAAATCACAGGCGGATCTGCTATGGGAAATCCATTTCTGGACGTTTGTGTAATCCTTCTTTGTTCTTTTCCTCCTCAAATAAGATCCCTTGCAACGCTGCCGATATGGTTTACCTGAAGCTCCCAACAGCATCGGAACTCGTGCGCGGAGGAGTGAAGATTAAGGCAGTGCTCTTCAAAGATATAAAAAGTGCAGTCGGGCAAGATCGAACAAGATCGCTCGAATATTGTTCAGCCATTCGATGGATAAGGTTTGATGAGAAAACATCAACATTGTACTTACCACAATTCAAGGTAACGCTAGAGTTATATTCAGTCGTGGGTAGCATCATTGCCATGGAAGTGGGTGTTAGAGGGTACGGTACGAAACCAATGACTCAGTTTGCGTTGCTTATGGATGAGCTGATAGACAACGAGGAGGATGTTGCAGTGCTCAGAAACGCAGAGGTGATTAATAATTTCGTTGGAGGCAACCAACAACTGGCTGCTCTTTTCAATTTGGGGAAAGGGGTTGCCCATGTGAGGGGTTGCAAAGCAATTGATGAGGTCAGAATAGGGCTGCATAAGTATACTAGAAGAAAGTACAAAAAGCTGTGGAGTGAGTTCGTAAATGCCTATTTTTCCAAGCCATGGCTGGTTGCTGGTTCCATGGCTGCCGTGCTTCTAATTGTAATGACAGTGGCGCAAGATTTGTGTCTATTTGTCAGTTGCAACCCCTATTCCCATTGA